In Spirosoma pollinicola, the genomic window CCACAGCCAACTGACTGTTAAGCTGTATACCGTTGAATGTTTGTGCCGTGAAACTAAGTCGATTCTCCACCGTCTGAGCGGCAGCTGGTCCGGAAGCAACTCGCCCAAACAGCCCCCCAAATTCCGTGTAATTCACATATGCTGATCGCTGCATCGTAGATTGAGCCTGTACGCCTGCAAAGAAGAATACACTCGTGATGACTAGAAAAAGTCGTTTCATACCCATGCTTAGTAATAGGAAGGACGGCTAATCGGAATATGACTCAACTGGCGCATTTGGCGCGGATTACTGATGTCAAATTGATAAAACCCATCTTTACCAATCAGCAACAACGATTTTTCTAAAGGAATGACATCGTAAGCATTCAACGTCTCGATGTACTGCATCAGGTTTTTGTCGATGCTCATAGCATCTCGCATATCGAATGATTTCAGACCATAGGCCCCCTCGCAAATGAACAGGTTCGGGTAGGACACACCTAAGCCATGCGGATTGCGCATGGGATAGCTCTTGAGCAAACGCGGACTTAAAAGATTCGAAATATCGACAACATCAAGCTGGTTGGTGAAACCGCCACACTGGTTTCCCGAACGGAGGGTTACATAGGCAATATTGTCATGCACAACTACTGGATCGCATACGCGGGCGTGTTGGAAAACGGATAGAAGCGTCGGTTTTTCGGGATTGATATTGTCATAAATGTGCATTCCCGATTGCGAGCCGATAAACAGCTTGTCTTTATACGGGAAAATGGTTTCTATCCCCCACCCCAACTGCACTTGATTTCCGATTTTTGGATCGGCCGGAGTTTTAATGTTAAATAACTGCAAAGCCGATTGATTGACCGTATAGAGGTAATCATTATACAGGGCAAAGCGCGCCATGGAGCCCGCCACCCCGTTTGTTGTTGCGCTACCAGAGTTATCAGAGCTGAAAGACGCCTGTGCACTAAAGAAAATATCCGTTACCCACCCCCCCCTGTTCGGGCTGACGTTTTCTTCGCAGTTGGTGTCAACGGTTTCTGTTACATAGCTAACCTTCTGATCATACACTATCTGATTGTTAACGTCATGGCTCCACCAGCCCCCTTCAAAAGAGCCACTGGGAAACACATTCTGAACGCGTTTTACAAGCTGAATCGAAGACGGGTTGCTGATATCAAAGGCAATGAGATCCATGTAGCTGTCAGCATACAGAATATTATTGCGAATGGCCATATCCCCGTTGCCGGGAATCCGGATGAAGGCAACTGGTTTTGGCGTTGCTGGGTCACGGTTATCAATAACGTGAATACCTTCTTTCAACTCGTTGATAAGCAGAAACTGATCTTTTGCGTAAATCTTACCGGGATTGACCAGCAACTGGGGCGCTTCTGTCTGAACACCCTGCCGAAGTTGAGTTGTCGTGAACGTTATGGGTGAGTAACGACGATACGTGCGGGTCTCTTTACACGTGTCTGTACAACCCGATAAGAAGAACCATGGGAACACAAATAGAAGTAAATAAT contains:
- a CDS encoding LVIVD repeat-containing protein, with translation MKPNYLLLFVFPWFFLSGCTDTCKETRTYRRYSPITFTTTQLRQGVQTEAPQLLVNPGKIYAKDQFLLINELKEGIHVIDNRDPATPKPVAFIRIPGNGDMAIRNNILYADSYMDLIAFDISNPSSIQLVKRVQNVFPSGSFEGGWWSHDVNNQIVYDQKVSYVTETVDTNCEENVSPNRGGWVTDIFFSAQASFSSDNSGSATTNGVAGSMARFALYNDYLYTVNQSALQLFNIKTPADPKIGNQVQLGWGIETIFPYKDKLFIGSQSGMHIYDNINPEKPTLLSVFQHARVCDPVVVHDNIAYVTLRSGNQCGGFTNQLDVVDISNLLSPRLLKSYPMRNPHGLGVSYPNLFICEGAYGLKSFDMRDAMSIDKNLMQYIETLNAYDVIPLEKSLLLIGKDGFYQFDISNPRQMRQLSHIPISRPSYY